A part of Archangium lipolyticum genomic DNA contains:
- a CDS encoding penicillin-binding transpeptidase domain-containing protein: MTLSRALPATLLLPLFILLVGADEGSAGETPPAIEVAFSDGGTAAVAEVTDGSDGGTAVAEVTDGGVLPGLVPPVPVPSREADPPIARLRSLAPKQDVLARAKRDAQGRLVVPGPNGNVPLTIDPTLQSQLKGLLEQYQVPYGAVVVLEPSTGRVLAMSEHSQAQPGLRGLATRAVFPAASVFKIVTGSALLEAGVTPMDETCFHGGKRRLSEKLLTDSERDGQCHSLAEAMGKSANVVFAKLTQRYLSPGALKHAAARFRFNREISFPVPTDVSLASVPDSDEFRFAQTGAGFGDVYLSPLHGALLAAVAANKGVWKDPVLFEPDPNAPPQPQSGEQVLSPEVAHDLTTLMEATVTKGTARRIFRERGMGVPGAVGKTGTLADRKPFRDYSWFVGFAPKDNPKVAVAAVIVNEPLWRIRATWLGREAMRLGLARLPPGSLAPAKEDPSAPHEDDSVEEESSEDDAPADEVAGSPASQAPAMKAATTGP; encoded by the coding sequence ATGACCCTTTCCCGTGCCCTCCCCGCCACGCTGCTCCTGCCCTTGTTCATCCTGCTCGTCGGTGCGGACGAGGGGAGCGCGGGGGAGACCCCTCCGGCCATCGAGGTCGCCTTCTCGGATGGCGGAACGGCGGCGGTGGCCGAGGTCACGGACGGCTCCGACGGTGGGACGGCGGTGGCCGAGGTCACGGACGGCGGGGTGCTGCCGGGGCTCGTTCCTCCCGTGCCCGTGCCCTCGCGCGAGGCGGACCCGCCCATCGCCCGCCTGCGCTCGTTGGCTCCCAAGCAGGACGTGCTCGCCCGCGCGAAGCGGGATGCGCAGGGGCGGCTGGTGGTGCCGGGGCCCAACGGCAACGTGCCGCTGACCATCGATCCGACCCTCCAGTCGCAGCTCAAGGGGCTCCTCGAGCAGTACCAGGTGCCCTACGGCGCGGTGGTGGTGCTGGAGCCGTCCACGGGCCGGGTGCTGGCCATGTCCGAGCACTCGCAGGCGCAGCCGGGGCTGCGCGGACTGGCCACGCGCGCGGTGTTCCCCGCCGCGAGCGTCTTCAAGATCGTCACCGGCAGCGCGCTGCTGGAGGCCGGCGTGACGCCCATGGACGAGACGTGCTTCCACGGCGGCAAGCGGCGCCTCTCCGAGAAGCTGCTGACGGACAGCGAGCGGGATGGCCAGTGCCACTCGCTGGCCGAGGCCATGGGCAAGAGCGCCAACGTCGTCTTCGCCAAGCTGACGCAGCGCTACCTGTCGCCCGGGGCGCTCAAGCACGCCGCGGCCCGCTTCCGCTTCAACCGGGAGATCTCCTTCCCGGTGCCCACGGACGTGTCGCTCGCCTCAGTGCCGGACAGTGACGAGTTCCGCTTCGCGCAGACGGGCGCGGGCTTCGGGGACGTGTACCTCTCGCCGCTGCACGGCGCGCTGCTGGCGGCCGTGGCGGCCAACAAGGGTGTCTGGAAGGATCCCGTGCTCTTCGAGCCCGACCCGAACGCTCCGCCCCAGCCCCAGTCCGGCGAACAGGTGCTGTCGCCCGAAGTGGCGCACGACCTGACGACCCTGATGGAGGCCACGGTGACCAAGGGCACCGCGCGCCGCATCTTCCGCGAGCGCGGCATGGGCGTGCCGGGCGCGGTGGGCAAGACGGGGACGCTGGCGGACCGCAAGCCCTTCCGCGACTACTCGTGGTTCGTGGGCTTCGCGCCCAAGGACAACCCGAAGGTCGCCGTGGCGGCGGTCATCGTCAACGAGCCCCTCTGGCGCATCCGGGCCACGTGGCTCGGCCGCGAGGCCATGCGTCTGGGTCTGGCGCGCCTGCCTCCCGGGTCCCTGGCGCCCGCGAAGGAAGATCCATCCGCGCCGCACGAGGACGACTCCGTCGAGGAGGAGTCTTCCGAGGACGATGCTCCCGCCGATGAGGTGGCCGGCTCGCCCGCCTCCCAGGCTCCGGCCATGAAGGCCGCGACCACCGGGCCCTGA
- a CDS encoding GGDEF domain-containing protein codes for MALRRKHKRADQPLTVLVVEPRAGDLERTRLVLGEAGFRVVPVTRFDAAGPLFEAIRPDAVVLAAQPPDFAAVSVARRLRQMGRGAVPLLYLVDPEDTEAHRHCLEKGLCVDMVPRTGSGEELVLRLRAQLRLKKAVRRAMQPEDAGSAALHDPLTGLYTRTFLLELMTLEMRRTERFGGSFSVVAGSLEDFRSLRKEAGRSVAERLLVYSAVVFGQTVREADVVARVGEDEFAVLLPGTPAEGVPDVMARVSERFSLARLQVEGKVLRPSLALGAVSYPDTIGAPAQLLTHALQALRRAREERRGVGVGLTV; via the coding sequence GTGGCGTTGAGGCGCAAGCACAAGAGGGCGGACCAGCCGCTGACGGTGCTGGTGGTGGAGCCGAGAGCGGGAGACCTGGAGCGGACCCGGCTGGTGCTGGGGGAAGCGGGCTTCCGGGTGGTGCCGGTGACGCGCTTCGACGCGGCGGGGCCACTGTTCGAGGCCATCCGCCCGGACGCGGTGGTGCTCGCCGCGCAGCCCCCGGACTTCGCGGCGGTGTCGGTGGCGCGGCGGCTGCGGCAGATGGGCCGGGGCGCGGTTCCCCTGCTGTACCTGGTGGATCCGGAGGACACCGAGGCCCACCGCCACTGCCTGGAGAAGGGCCTGTGCGTGGACATGGTGCCGCGCACCGGCTCGGGCGAGGAGCTGGTGCTGCGCCTGCGGGCCCAACTGCGGCTGAAGAAGGCCGTGCGGCGGGCGATGCAGCCCGAGGACGCGGGCTCGGCGGCCCTGCATGATCCGCTCACCGGGCTGTACACCCGCACCTTCCTGCTGGAGCTCATGACGCTGGAGATGCGGCGCACCGAGCGCTTCGGGGGCAGCTTCTCCGTGGTGGCCGGATCGCTCGAGGACTTCCGGAGCCTGCGCAAGGAGGCGGGACGGAGCGTGGCCGAGCGGCTGCTCGTCTACAGCGCGGTGGTGTTCGGCCAGACGGTGCGCGAGGCGGACGTGGTGGCGCGCGTGGGCGAGGATGAGTTCGCCGTGCTGCTGCCGGGGACTCCGGCGGAGGGCGTGCCGGACGTGATGGCCCGCGTGAGCGAGCGCTTCTCGCTGGCGCGCCTGCAGGTAGAGGGAAAGGTGCTGCGCCCATCGCTGGCCCTGGGCGCGGTGAGCTACCCGGACACGATTGGGGCTCCGGCCCAGTTGCTCACCCACGCGTTGCAGGCGTTGCGCCGGGCACGCGAGGAGCGGCGGGGCGTTGGAGTGGGACTGACGGTTTGA
- a CDS encoding DsbA family protein, producing the protein MMGRLTPPVSERDHVRGPAEARVTLVEYGDYECSYCGEAYAIIQAVRQRLGGQVRFVFRNFPLSELHPRARLAAYAAEAAALQGRFWEMHGLLYENQESLEPDDLIGYAELLGLDVEQFDRDAGSRAVAERVRSDCLGGARGGVSGTPTFFINGQRYEGNWAVRPLFGALEAALAEADSQEQWR; encoded by the coding sequence ATGATGGGAAGACTGACGCCGCCAGTATCCGAGCGCGATCATGTGAGGGGCCCGGCTGAAGCACGCGTGACACTGGTGGAGTACGGGGATTACGAGTGCTCCTACTGCGGCGAGGCCTACGCCATCATCCAGGCGGTGAGGCAGAGGCTGGGAGGGCAGGTGCGCTTCGTCTTCCGCAACTTCCCGCTGTCCGAGCTGCATCCGCGCGCGCGTCTGGCGGCCTACGCCGCCGAGGCGGCGGCCCTGCAGGGCCGCTTCTGGGAGATGCACGGCCTGCTCTACGAGAACCAGGAGTCACTCGAGCCCGATGATCTGATCGGCTACGCGGAGCTGCTGGGGCTGGACGTGGAGCAGTTCGACCGGGACGCGGGAAGCCGCGCGGTGGCGGAGCGCGTGCGTTCCGACTGCCTCGGAGGCGCACGCGGTGGAGTCAGCGGCACACCGACGTTCTTCATCAACGGCCAGCGATATGAAGGGAACTGGGCCGTGCGCCCCCTCTTCGGGGCCCTGGAAGCGGCCCTCGCGGAGGCCGACTCCCAGGAACAGTGGCGCTGA
- a CDS encoding ABC transporter permease, translating to MIWSAECRRTVRSARVVALLALYSMFSLLVLLVVGGITKALREQLDTQVAQAGADAAAASQVADQFRQGFLGFLLGGDQAMMEALAQVPLVVLVVFKVTLFFLPVYIAIMGFDQVSGEVGPRSIRYLTVRSRRSSLLLGKFLSQATVLLGLVLVIDLAIFIYAAFTTPEFTPGSFAINLLKFWLAAVVFSLAYLALTTFCSSVFRAPALSLIFNIFMLFGFWLVNLMGSFATEKSPLSYVRYLTPSHYANNLLHPRLAEFAVSGAAYAAFALLFLGGALFVLRARDL from the coding sequence GTGATCTGGAGCGCCGAGTGCCGCCGCACCGTGCGCAGCGCTCGGGTGGTGGCGCTGCTGGCGCTCTACAGCATGTTCTCCTTGTTGGTGCTGCTCGTGGTGGGAGGCATCACCAAGGCCCTGCGCGAGCAGCTGGACACCCAGGTGGCCCAGGCCGGCGCGGATGCCGCCGCGGCCTCGCAGGTGGCCGACCAGTTCCGCCAGGGATTCCTCGGGTTCCTGCTGGGGGGCGATCAGGCGATGATGGAGGCCCTGGCGCAGGTGCCCCTGGTCGTGCTGGTGGTCTTCAAGGTCACCCTCTTCTTCCTGCCCGTCTACATCGCCATCATGGGCTTCGATCAGGTGAGCGGCGAGGTGGGCCCGCGCTCCATCCGCTACCTCACCGTGCGCTCGCGGCGCTCGTCGCTGCTGCTGGGCAAGTTCCTGTCCCAGGCCACGGTGCTGCTGGGGCTGGTGCTCGTCATCGACCTGGCCATCTTCATCTACGCCGCGTTCACCACGCCGGAATTCACCCCCGGCTCCTTCGCCATCAACCTGCTGAAGTTCTGGCTGGCCGCGGTGGTGTTCTCGCTGGCGTACCTGGCGCTCACCACCTTCTGCTCCAGCGTCTTCCGCGCCCCCGCGCTGAGCCTCATCTTCAACATCTTCATGCTCTTCGGCTTCTGGCTGGTGAACCTGATGGGAAGCTTCGCCACGGAGAAGAGCCCGCTGTCGTACGTGCGCTACCTGACGCCCTCGCACTACGCCAACAACCTGCTGCACCCCCGGCTCGCCGAGTTCGCGGTGAGCGGTGCGGCGTATGCCGCCTTCGCGCTGCTGTTCCTCGGCGGCGCCCTCTTCGTTCTGCGCGCGAGGGACCTGTGA
- a CDS encoding ABC transporter ATP-binding protein, with translation MSELAIDLVNVTKRFGPKMAVDGVSFTVQRGQVYGLIGPNGAGKTTTFSMMCGYLYPTGGTVRVMGVDPSKDGALKGALGALPQDAVLPGGWKVGALLTYWARLSGLDKPETEAREALDKVGLLEAWNVETQALSHGMAKRVAMGQALMGKPPLVLLDEPTAGLDPRIAAQVRQVIRDMRGQQQTVVVSSHNLQELEELCDAAAILDRGKLAQAGTMAELTSQTAEFRVQVARGTVIVPELESLPGVTSARMEGETVLHVRFDGQSHKPEEVISRVVGHLLQTGVLILGVSRGRRLEERVLQLL, from the coding sequence GTGAGCGAGCTGGCCATCGATCTCGTCAACGTCACCAAGCGCTTCGGCCCGAAGATGGCGGTGGATGGTGTGAGCTTCACCGTCCAGCGCGGCCAGGTGTACGGGCTCATCGGCCCCAACGGCGCCGGGAAGACGACCACCTTCTCCATGATGTGTGGCTACCTCTACCCCACCGGCGGCACCGTGCGGGTGATGGGAGTGGACCCCTCGAAGGATGGAGCCCTCAAGGGAGCGCTGGGCGCGCTGCCCCAGGACGCGGTGCTCCCGGGTGGCTGGAAGGTGGGCGCCCTCCTCACGTACTGGGCGCGGCTGAGCGGCCTGGACAAGCCGGAGACCGAGGCACGCGAGGCGCTCGACAAGGTGGGCCTCCTGGAGGCCTGGAACGTGGAGACGCAGGCGCTGTCCCACGGCATGGCCAAGCGCGTGGCCATGGGACAGGCGCTCATGGGCAAGCCACCGCTGGTGCTGCTCGACGAGCCCACCGCGGGGTTGGATCCACGCATCGCCGCCCAGGTGCGCCAGGTCATCCGCGACATGCGGGGCCAGCAGCAGACGGTGGTGGTGTCCAGCCACAACCTCCAGGAGTTGGAGGAGCTGTGCGACGCGGCGGCCATCCTCGATCGGGGCAAGCTGGCCCAGGCCGGCACCATGGCCGAGCTCACCAGCCAGACGGCCGAGTTCCGCGTCCAGGTGGCCCGCGGCACCGTCATCGTCCCGGAGCTCGAGTCGCTCCCCGGCGTCACCTCCGCGCGCATGGAGGGCGAGACGGTCCTCCACGTCCGCTTCGATGGCCAGAGCCACAAGCCCGAGGAGGTCATCAGCCGCGTGGTGGGCCACCTGCTGCAGACGGGCGTGCTGATCCTCGGCGTCTCGCGAGGCCGCCGGCTGGAGGAGCGGGTGCTGCAGCTCCTCTGA
- a CDS encoding DUF4388 domain-containing protein codes for MRGLSGDFSTMPLKDLVAYLGSRRVMGTLRVTRAGVRKLLLLRDGQVLSASSNQPREFLGQFLINMGHLNEEQFSKAYATQRETRVPLGKILVMTGLVPEQTVRAALNLKFRETLLDMFPWEDGEFSFDAGPVAEIDGVDARVELADVHREGEFRETAWQAIRTAFPSGNLYLALDESRLAEPPKAGSLDAKLVKRIREGLSIDEMAKVLHASEFLVYQRLYALYRMEAVKVRSAPPAGRPRTAPVEDEEEAQVVDADVLGAESPTSEVIQAAQSFLANGNFRDGEALARRAYEMSATPETEALLRSAEAALQGALRREMLDKPQVPSLVVSAAQLKTLQLSSPERYLLSRIDGKRDLGAIISVSPIKELEALKYFRAFVDAGLVKLSPR; via the coding sequence ATGCGCGGTCTGTCAGGTGACTTCTCGACGATGCCGTTGAAGGATCTCGTCGCGTACCTCGGCAGCCGGCGGGTGATGGGGACGCTGAGGGTCACCCGGGCGGGCGTGCGCAAGCTCCTCCTCCTGCGCGACGGGCAGGTGCTGAGCGCCAGCTCCAATCAGCCGCGCGAGTTCCTCGGGCAGTTCCTCATCAACATGGGGCACCTGAACGAGGAGCAGTTCAGCAAGGCCTACGCGACCCAGCGCGAGACGCGGGTGCCGCTGGGAAAGATCCTGGTGATGACGGGGCTGGTGCCCGAGCAGACGGTGCGCGCGGCGCTCAACCTGAAGTTCCGCGAGACGCTGCTGGACATGTTCCCCTGGGAGGACGGCGAGTTCTCCTTCGACGCGGGCCCGGTGGCGGAGATCGACGGCGTGGATGCGCGCGTGGAGTTGGCGGACGTGCACCGCGAGGGCGAGTTCCGCGAGACGGCCTGGCAGGCGATCCGGACGGCCTTCCCCTCGGGGAACCTGTACCTGGCGCTGGACGAGAGCCGGCTGGCGGAGCCGCCCAAGGCGGGCAGTCTGGACGCGAAGCTGGTGAAGCGCATCCGCGAGGGGCTGAGCATCGACGAGATGGCCAAGGTGCTGCACGCCTCGGAGTTCCTGGTGTACCAGCGGCTGTACGCGCTCTACCGGATGGAGGCGGTGAAGGTGCGGAGCGCGCCGCCCGCGGGACGCCCGCGGACGGCCCCCGTCGAGGACGAGGAAGAGGCGCAGGTGGTGGACGCGGACGTGCTCGGCGCCGAGTCCCCCACGAGCGAGGTCATCCAGGCGGCGCAGTCGTTCCTGGCGAACGGCAACTTCCGGGATGGAGAGGCGCTGGCGCGCCGGGCGTACGAGATGTCGGCCACGCCGGAGACGGAGGCGCTGTTGCGCTCGGCGGAGGCCGCGCTACAGGGCGCGTTGCGCCGGGAGATGCTGGACAAGCCGCAGGTGCCCTCGCTGGTGGTGTCGGCGGCGCAGTTGAAGACGCTGCAGCTCAGCTCGCCCGAGCGCTACCTGCTGTCGCGCATCGACGGCAAGCGCGACCTGGGCGCCATCATCAGCGTGTCTCCCATCAAGGAGCTGGAGGCGCTGAAGTACTTCCGGGCCTTCGTGGACGCGGGGCTGGTGAAGCTCTCGCCCCGGTAG
- a CDS encoding glutaredoxin family protein, producing the protein MIVRIYSKPNCCLCDQAKDVLERVRERIPFDLVEEDIRADPATFTAFRYDIPVVIIDGHQAFKLRLEEGEVEAYLRRVMDGTPVAPSGDHEG; encoded by the coding sequence ATGATTGTCCGAATCTACTCGAAACCGAACTGTTGCCTCTGCGACCAGGCCAAGGACGTGCTCGAGCGGGTGCGCGAACGCATCCCCTTCGATCTGGTGGAGGAGGACATTCGTGCCGACCCCGCCACTTTCACTGCCTTCCGGTACGACATCCCCGTGGTCATCATCGACGGCCACCAGGCGTTCAAGCTCCGCCTGGAGGAAGGGGAGGTCGAGGCGTACCTCCGGCGGGTCATGGATGGCACGCCCGTTGCTCCTTCCGGGGACCATGAGGGGTAA
- a CDS encoding ELWxxDGT repeat protein, protein MSRKGLLWLASGCALWCACGPLDESIEADPSSEITEQLGAESNWRNEARCQPPVMIGDLTPAPGHTNVLDQAEVDGAVFISTINVSVGTYALWKLEDVSRGREPAEWRTTLLLGDLSESPRFLTAVGRKLFFIVDDGVHGEELWKSDGTPGGTVLVEDINPLGDAFLASSPRPVVVGRTLYFAANDGVHGEELWRSDGTAGGTRMVKDIARGAASSSPGPFLVAGHRLLFAADDGVHGRELWKSDGTRDDTRLVKDIARGPASSSPDSLLRMDNGRVFFVADDGVHGRELWKTDGTRDDTRLVEDIRPGPEGSSIAELTVARRTLFFTADDGVHGVELWASRGCADDTRLVEDIRPGAEGSLPLELTALDGNVILTADDGTHGREPWRSDGSPEGTLLLADTHPGSPPPGFEVGSLVAAGEKVFFYAHAPDTGKELWVTDGSPAGTRLVKDIWPGPASSISGDPFLPFPVRGGVFFQAFTDVHGVEPWWSDGTEEGTEMADIAPGAASSSPFAFIATREWLFFTADDGVHGTEPWALPVACFPRR, encoded by the coding sequence ATGTCTCGCAAAGGCTTGCTCTGGTTGGCCAGTGGCTGCGCGTTGTGGTGTGCCTGCGGCCCGCTGGATGAATCGATCGAGGCCGATCCGTCATCCGAGATCACCGAACAGCTCGGAGCGGAGTCGAACTGGCGCAATGAGGCTCGCTGCCAGCCGCCCGTCATGATCGGGGATCTCACGCCAGCACCTGGCCACACCAACGTGCTCGATCAGGCCGAAGTGGATGGGGCGGTCTTCATCAGCACGATCAACGTCTCGGTCGGCACCTACGCCTTGTGGAAACTGGAGGATGTGTCGAGGGGCCGCGAGCCGGCCGAATGGAGGACCACCCTTCTGCTCGGCGATCTCTCCGAGTCTCCCAGGTTCCTCACCGCAGTGGGCCGGAAGCTCTTCTTCATCGTCGATGACGGAGTCCACGGCGAGGAGCTGTGGAAGAGCGACGGCACACCCGGGGGCACGGTCCTGGTCGAGGACATCAACCCCCTGGGTGACGCCTTCCTCGCCTCCTCCCCGCGCCCCGTCGTCGTGGGCCGGACGCTCTACTTCGCCGCCAACGATGGTGTCCACGGCGAGGAGCTGTGGCGCAGTGACGGCACGGCTGGCGGCACCCGGATGGTGAAGGACATCGCCCGAGGGGCCGCGAGCTCCTCGCCCGGTCCGTTCCTGGTGGCCGGCCACCGGCTCCTCTTCGCCGCCGATGACGGCGTCCACGGCCGCGAGCTGTGGAAGAGCGACGGCACGAGGGATGACACCCGGCTGGTGAAGGACATCGCCCGAGGGCCCGCGAGCTCTTCTCCCGACTCACTGCTCCGGATGGACAACGGCCGGGTCTTCTTCGTGGCCGACGACGGCGTCCACGGCCGCGAGCTCTGGAAGACCGATGGCACCCGGGACGACACCCGGCTCGTGGAGGACATCCGCCCCGGCCCCGAGGGCTCGAGTATCGCGGAGCTGACCGTGGCGCGGCGGACGCTCTTCTTCACCGCGGATGACGGGGTCCATGGCGTCGAGCTCTGGGCCTCGAGGGGCTGCGCCGACGATACCCGGCTCGTGGAGGACATCCGCCCTGGAGCGGAGGGCTCGTTGCCGCTCGAGCTGACCGCGCTGGACGGGAACGTCATCCTGACCGCCGACGATGGCACCCACGGCCGCGAGCCCTGGCGGAGCGATGGCTCGCCGGAAGGCACGCTGCTGCTCGCGGACACCCATCCGGGCTCGCCTCCCCCCGGGTTCGAGGTGGGGAGTCTGGTCGCGGCGGGGGAGAAGGTCTTCTTCTATGCGCACGCGCCCGATACGGGCAAGGAGCTCTGGGTCACGGATGGATCTCCCGCCGGCACGCGGCTCGTGAAGGACATCTGGCCGGGTCCCGCCAGCTCCATCTCGGGAGATCCCTTCCTGCCCTTCCCGGTACGTGGCGGTGTCTTCTTCCAGGCCTTCACTGATGTCCATGGGGTCGAGCCGTGGTGGTCCGATGGCACCGAGGAGGGAACGGAGATGGCGGACATCGCGCCGGGAGCCGCGTCGTCGTCCCCGTTCGCCTTCATCGCCACCCGTGAGTGGCTCTTCTTCACGGCGGATGACGGCGTTCACGGAACCGAGCCCTGGGCGCTCCCCGTGGCCTGCTTTCCGAGACGCTGA
- a CDS encoding sigma-54-dependent transcriptional regulator has translation MDRIAVLVVDDEEQVRTFLAELLGSSGYQVRCASNGTQALEMLAGGSFDVVLLDVMMPEMSGLEVLRRYRSSGGNAPVIVLSALSGAEDAMRAMKLGASDYLSKPFGNDELEDAMARALGSRMPARQPAASAPVAAQSAALVDAGAERLLISHSPAMRRVRALVERIADTDVPVLLLGESGTGKEVIAREVHARSNRRNRPFIKVNCAALPGELLESELFGHERGAFTGATAEKPGKFELADQGTIFLDEIGEMAIRLQAKLLQVLQDEEFFRVGGKKSVRVDSRVVVATNRDLEREIELGNFREDLFYRLNVVAIRLPPLRERPEDVVPLTDHFLKKYGRQYMSGVAELPPEVLRAFTEYEWPGNVRELENMVRRLCVLKDPTLVLDELRAGGRAPASAPSLPTSYAGDGDVEPPAPTVVRTPVTVPAAGGGTAVQVLEMPSKGNVPPAEVPANQVVPPVVRYANPFDVPQPPPPPPSVPEGEMSLKDIGKRAAMLAEREAILAMLQRTAWNKRRAASKLRISYKALLYKIKECGIVDPRASAEF, from the coding sequence ATGGATCGGATCGCGGTGCTGGTGGTGGACGACGAGGAGCAGGTGCGGACGTTCCTCGCCGAGCTGCTGGGCAGCTCGGGGTACCAGGTGCGCTGCGCGTCGAATGGGACTCAAGCCCTGGAGATGCTGGCCGGGGGCTCGTTCGACGTGGTGTTGCTGGACGTGATGATGCCGGAGATGAGCGGTCTGGAGGTGCTGCGGCGCTACCGTTCTTCCGGTGGCAACGCGCCGGTCATCGTGCTCTCCGCGCTGTCGGGCGCGGAGGACGCCATGCGTGCCATGAAGCTGGGCGCCAGCGATTATCTGTCCAAGCCCTTTGGCAACGACGAGCTGGAGGACGCGATGGCGCGTGCGCTGGGCAGCCGCATGCCGGCGCGCCAGCCCGCGGCGAGCGCACCGGTGGCGGCCCAGTCGGCGGCACTGGTGGACGCGGGTGCGGAGCGGTTGCTCATCTCGCACTCGCCGGCCATGCGCCGGGTGCGGGCGCTGGTGGAGCGCATCGCGGACACGGACGTGCCGGTGCTGTTGCTGGGTGAGTCCGGCACGGGCAAGGAAGTGATTGCCCGAGAGGTCCACGCGCGCAGCAACCGGCGCAACCGGCCGTTCATCAAGGTGAACTGCGCGGCGCTGCCGGGCGAGCTGCTGGAGAGCGAGCTCTTCGGCCACGAGCGAGGCGCCTTCACGGGCGCGACGGCGGAGAAGCCGGGCAAGTTCGAGCTGGCGGATCAGGGAACGATCTTCCTGGACGAGATCGGCGAGATGGCCATCCGGCTGCAGGCCAAGCTGTTGCAAGTGCTGCAGGACGAGGAGTTCTTCCGGGTGGGAGGCAAGAAGAGCGTCCGGGTGGACAGCCGGGTGGTGGTGGCGACGAACCGGGACCTGGAGCGGGAGATCGAGCTGGGCAACTTCCGCGAGGATCTGTTCTACCGCCTGAACGTGGTGGCGATCCGGCTGCCGCCGCTGCGCGAGCGCCCGGAGGACGTGGTGCCGCTGACGGACCACTTCCTGAAGAAGTACGGGCGGCAGTACATGAGCGGGGTGGCGGAGCTGCCGCCGGAGGTGCTGAGGGCCTTCACGGAGTACGAGTGGCCGGGCAACGTGCGCGAGCTGGAGAACATGGTGCGCCGGCTGTGCGTGCTGAAGGATCCGACGCTGGTGCTGGACGAGCTGCGCGCGGGAGGCCGTGCGCCGGCGAGCGCGCCGTCGTTGCCGACGTCGTACGCGGGAGACGGGGACGTGGAGCCTCCGGCGCCGACGGTGGTGCGGACGCCGGTGACGGTGCCCGCGGCGGGTGGTGGCACGGCGGTGCAGGTGCTGGAGATGCCGTCGAAGGGGAACGTGCCTCCGGCGGAGGTGCCAGCGAACCAGGTGGTGCCGCCGGTGGTGCGTTACGCGAACCCGTTCGACGTGCCGCAACCGCCGCCGCCGCCGCCGAGCGTGCCGGAAGGAGAGATGTCGCTGAAGGACATTGGCAAGAGGGCGGCGATGCTGGCGGAGCGCGAAGCCATCCTGGCGATGCTGCAGCGGACGGCGTGGAACAAGAGGAGGGCGGCGAGCAAGCTGCGAATCAGCTACAAGGCGCTGCTCTACAAGATCAAGGAGTGCGGCATCGTGGATCCGAGGGCCTCGGCCGAGTTCTGA